Genomic DNA from Molothrus aeneus isolate 106 chromosome Z, BPBGC_Maene_1.0, whole genome shotgun sequence:
AATACTGTCCATGAGTCAGGCACAGAATTTGTCACCTTTCTTCATCCAGAATGATGGAACCATCTTCTGCTACTTTCACACGAGGAACGAGAAGTGGGCCATCCTGACTCTCTTCCCcattctcttcttcctcctcctcctcttcttcatgATCAGGagtacttttttcttcctgtctaCAATTTTTAAGACAGCACACAAAAATACTGTTCAGTGTTTTGAACTGCTGCTCATTCAACAGATATTCAACAATTTGATGAACCACCCAGCAATGCAACACATCAAGAAATCAGTCAATATGTGAACTTTGAAACCTGCTTTTTATTCTACTATAAAATTGAAATATGTAAAACTTAAAGTTGAAAGCAAAATGTTCTTTAACCACAATACCAACCAAAACTGCAATTTTTATAAATTAGACTGTGATATTtgaacagtaaaaaaatataCCTCCACTTTTAGTATTATCACAGAAATGCAGCGTTTTTTACATCAGAAAACTTTCCAGCTATACTTCACCATCAAGACTTACTCTTTCATTTGACTCAGTGTAGAActtctttctgttctcttttcttCTACCAATGAAGACCTAGAATGTCATAAAAAGCTAGAGATGATTGTTTGTACAGatatatttctgctttcttccagGAAACTGGCTTTTAGTGCACAATGGACAAAGAaacacaaagctttttttttcagctctttgtATCACATCTACATTGAACTACAAACCACCACTGCTTAGTAAATTTTGCCCTGTTTTGTACAAGCAAGGACAAAAAAAGATTCTTCAAGCAGAAATCCATTGTATGGATACAGGTAACATGAGAGCATCTTGCTTTTTACCCCTTGGGGACTATTcagtgtaaaagaaaaaataagggaAGTGATAAATAAAACACACAAGCACACAAATATTAAGAAGCAAGTGATAACAGATGATACCAGAAAATTCATCTACTAGTGAAAGAACAGGACTTGGATAACTGAACTTCTATTCATGTGATTGCTTTTGGTAGTTGCAGGAAAAaggtcctgctctgctctgtttgCGGCAGTCTGTACAGCCAGCTGCATTAGTGAAACATGTCAGTGAAGCAGCAGCAACTACATTCATCCACGGTAAACACCACTAGGGTCTTGCAGTGCATTCTGCACTTCAGCACCTAGAAGGAGAAATACTTAGCTTCCTAAGTCCACTGGGTCTGGTGGGCAATTATCCCTAACAGCCACAACTAAAAATTTCACAACAGggagttggaaaaaaaaaattctactagTCTGTATTTCTGCAGAGATAAATCAACACTAGGGACAAATTCATGTTTGTGTGTTTCAAAAGTACACTAAACTCCATTCTCACTTCTGCACTAGAATTAAGCAGATAGCAGATATGAAAACTAGAAGCTAGTCTAGAAGCTTTTGTTACCACTGCAACAACTCTGTATTTGTGCCAGTACTCCATATTTAAGTAGTATAGAAGTCGAAAAGTAATTTAACCTAAGGAGAGAGACAAAAAGTCATACTTACTTCATAGGATTGTTTTCTGGCAGATAGTATATTAAGTCTCTCATGGTCATTTTAGAACGATCTGGTGGAGAACGTCCTTCAATTACTGGAGGCCTGTGTTTCAACTTCTTccatacaaaacaaaatgaaacaaaagaaaacaataagCACTTAGATtcactctgaaaatattttatagatcacaaattattattactttgtttatttttgaagtACCCCATTCATGGAATTTTGTTGTTCACAGACAAACACATACCACTCCCAAGAACCAAAACAAGATTATCTTAAAAGTGTCCCTTTCTCAGCGAGGGCATTACAGACCCTTAAGCCACTTACCCTTTCAGAAGCATTCAATACCTGACACAAATAAGTTAAAAGTTATTCAACATTACAGAACTCTGACAATGATCAGTttgaaaaaatatcccaaatccATGCTCCTTGCAGCACACTTCACTGCTGTATTGTGAAACTCTCAAAATTGGAATGTTGactacaaaataaaaccaggtgTCATGCCAAAAAAAAGACTTGTGGTCTAATCAAAGAAAAACTTAGCCAATTATTTGTAAACTCTGCATTATTAGGGAAAAAACGCTGCTGCTGCTTATAAACAGAATAAATACAGAGAAAGTTATGAGGTGTGACAGACAACTAGCAGTGAGCAGCTGACAATCATCAGAAAACACTACTGCAAAGAGATAATGTATGCAAGGTGAATCGAATGCCTTGCCCCTCACAGATAAGCACTGCTCAACACAGGCCTTACCATCCGCTCTTTCTTCAGCTCTTCTTTAAGCATTTCCCTTAATTTCCGAGCTTTGAGGATCCTTTCGCGGTCAGAACATGTTCGTCTGACTTTCTCAGGAGAAGGTTTCACAGGTAGCTTTTCCTCCTGTGCTCGTGATCTTTCCTGCGTTGGTCTCTCCTTGAGAGGAGAGGGTACATTCTTCTGCAAGCTATCATCATTTTTCTGAGCAGCTACACCAACAGTTTGCTCTTTGTTCACAGACTTTTTTAGCGGTGAAAACTGTGGCACTTGTGGCACAGGTGTTTTCTTCTCAGGAAGCATAGGAGACTTTACAGAGCTTTCAACATTACTCTTTTCTGATGGGGAGGGATCCTTCTGAAGTAAAGAACTGCCATCAGAAGCTTGTGATGTTCGCCTCTGAGGTTTTGGTGCAGAACGCTGAGTAGATGATGGTCCAGCTCTGGGTTTGACAAGATTTGGCATGGTGGAGATACgttttcttctctgtgtaaGCATCTCTGCAGGTTTACTAGCTTCCCCAGTACCACTTGTATTATCCACCTTGTCATCACTGGAAAATTTAAGAAAGTATTCTGAAGTTCTTTACAGTGATAGATTTGTTGCTATTACTTTCAAGATGTGTTTATGGGCCAACCAGTATAAACATTAGGCTACAGGAAAGCAGCTATACACAAGAAGCTGTGCTAGGACCAACATGTAGCTGGTACTTCCTCATCAAAAAATCAGCTCTAGGAGCTGACATATTATTTTCTAATACTAATCACTGATCTACAAGCTTGCAATAGTAACACATTCTCACACCCCACCTCTTTTTCTGGAAGGCTCTCTCCTTTCAGCTGAAAATACCAGTACCATACAGCTTTCTAAAAAATTAcgttaactttaaaaaaaaaatttacataaCATAGGTgatatattaaaaacaaagctgTATGTAACAGTGGTTTGATGACTTATTACAACAAAAGTGGACATTCCTCTTACACATTTGCAAGTAGATGATATGTAAACTGTGACTTCCAGAAAAACTTCAGCAGTCAAACTGCTGCTCACACTTAACACATTAATAGCTGTTAGCTTCCCTGGAAAACTTGGTATGTAAGTACTTTTTCTATCACTTATGCAGAAGTAATTTTCAAAGTACAAGTAAAACTGCCAACCATTATGATCATCCCAAATCTGCTGACTCCACCAGTGTTCAGCTTCATGGCTGTTGCTCATAGTAAGACTGCAGTATAATTATAACTGAGTCATAAAGagagtttttttaattttatattggAACTATGCCTTGGTTCTGTAAGTAAGGACAACCATGGTTCacttacacattttaaaaatggtggtcagaagtaaatattttccaagaaatataaaaaagtaTAAAGACACAGTCAAACTTTTCAAAATTCTCTCCAGCTACTTTCTATGATTCAGGTAAATGCTACAGATCATGTGTTTGCATTTAGCAGCCTCTGTTAAATGGCTGAATCAATTTGTCCCACACTGTGAGTTCATACACATTTTTAGTACAGAAAATCCTTGGGCAAAGAGTTTAGAGGGCTTCTTACATGGTGCCTATTTAGGTGTTTTGAATGAGATCTTGCAAGTTCCACTCAACACCCACTGTTCTTTGTACAGCAAAGACAATGGAAAGTAATTCTTCATTCACCTTCTCCACACCACCTATGTTATGTGGAGTTTTTAATCGGAGTGCAGCACTGGATTTCTGAACAGTTAAATAAAATCTAACAgaaagtatattaaaaaattagaaTTCTCTTACAGAATTTCCCTGATATTTAACAAAACTTATTCAgtatatagaaaataaaactatGTAAAGTGACTGAAGCTACAGACACAGACTTGAGCAGCTGTGAGTGAAGAGATAAGTGTCTGCCCCTCCACTTCCCCTCATGAAGAAGCTGTAGattgcaatgaggtctcccctcagtttcctccaggctgaacagagcAAGTGACCTCACCACTCCTCATCCAGCTTCACCTCAAGGCCtcaccatctttgttgcccCCCCCTTGGATGCCCTCTAACAGctcaatgtctttcttataCTGTGGCACCTgaacagcccccagcactcgaggtgaggccacccagtgcacagcagagcaggacaatctcctcccttgcctggctgtgatgctgtgcctgatgcaccccaggacacggGTGGCCcttctggctgccagggcattGCTGACTTATGTTCAAGTTGCCACTGACCAGGACCCTCAGGTCATTTTCCTCCAGTCCCTTGTTCCCCAGACTGTCCATACACTCAGAGCTGCCCCACCCCAGGCGCAGAATCTGGCACTTTCCCTTTCTGAACTTCATATGCCTGGCGTTTGCCCAGCCCTCCAATTTGCTGAGGTCTCTCTGCAAGGCCTCCCTGTACTCAAGAGAGTCAACAGGTATCATGTGCATTTTGTATCATGTGCAAACTTACTTAATATACCTTTGAAATCTGTGTCCAGGTCATTTATGAAGctgttgaagagcacagggctgagacggagccctgtggaaccccaccagtgacaggtcaccagtctgatgtcaccccattcactgTAACCCAACCCATGAGCCAGTTGCTCACACATCACATGATGTGTTCCTCCAGGTGTGTGCTGGATGTTTTGTCCAGAAGGAAGGATAGTGTGAGAGCCAGTATGGAAAGTTCTACTGAAGTCCAAAAAGTTTTCATGAACTGGCTTCCCCTAGTCAGCTAGGTGGGCTACCCTGTCAGAAGGCTATATGGCAAAGGCCTGTTTTTACGCCATGAGACCAGATCAGAGAGCTTTTCGAGTCACGCCAATATCTAGTTTTGAAACTTAGAATTATATTACACTGATGCACCTGTTAAATTACAAACACAAAAGTATTTTACAAATCTGCTGGAACAGCATCAGTAGCCTCTAAGtgaaaaatggtaaaaatgtcttcattaaaaaaaaaatcagatagcAAAGGATACAGTAAGGTGATTGCTGTAACATAAAAATTACATCCTGAAGCACAATGAAAAACAAGTAAAGATGTAAGACACAAGTTGAATAAAAGGCAGTATGGGTTTCCTAAAGACATGCCACGCCAACTAGTCTGATACCTGAATTTCCAGCCACTGAAACAGAAGACACTAACATTGTTTCATCATGCTGTAATAAGGGGCAAGCTTCAACTAAAAGAATAAAGGTATTTATGAAAGATTCAAACCCAACTGTACAAAAGAAGTGTGAATGTTGTTCTGAAGAACAATTATCAGACTGAGGACATCCTGAAACAGTGATCTGTACTACCTTTGGTGAGGACAGAGTCAACTTCCTTCAAAGTAGCTCACAAGGTGCTGTTTCAGATTTGTGACACAAGAGCGCTGACAGCACACCCCTGTTTTCAGCTAATGCTGAGCAATGATTGTGCAGCACCAGGATCATTTCTCACAGTGCACCGTGGCTGACCACTGGGGAACAGcaagaagctgggaggggacgcagccaggacagctgatctCAGAAGATGGAAGGGCTATCCCACAATATGTGGCATTGTGCTCCTCAATAAAAGCcaggggaagaagaaagaaagaacatttgGAGTTATggagtttgtcttcccaagtacATGTTATGAGTGATTGATCCCTTCCTTCCTGGAGACAATAAAGCACCTGCAGGTAGTGCTGAATGAATCCCCAATTCTGCTTTGCTTATGTGCACAGGATCTATTGAACTGTCTTTATCTTGACACACCTTTTCTCACACTTCTGCCGTTTTGATTTTCTGCCCACCCCACAAggctgggaggggcaggggTGTGGGGAAGCAAGCAATAAACTGGGTGGGGTTTAGCAACCAGCCAGGCTTAACCTACAACAGGGAGGTCCTCAGGGAGGGCCAGTCCTAAGGCCAACTTTACCATGTGCTTCCATCACAATAAAAAGCCCTTTAAGACCTTAAAAAATAGGCAATAAAGCCTGCAAAAAGGGAGAAAGTCCTCCCTTGCCAATGCATAAagaaatgaacacaaaacagcaAATGCTGTAGGAATGAATACAAAATGAAACTCATCTGGTTACAGAGCACAAAGCATTTTTGCTGCACACAGCAAACCAGAGCTTCTGGCTGCTGTGGAGTCAGAAATAATGAGTGTCAGACCACACTGGGCCCCTCCTTTGCAGTCTTCActtacagaatcacaggagCAACTGGGCTGGAAAACACCTCGAGATCGTTGATTCCAACCTATGACCCAACACCACCTTGTCAGCCAGACCACAGCACTAAATGCCATGTCCAATCATTCCTTAACCACCTCCAAGGAAGTCAccactccaccacctccctgggcagccaatTGCAATGTTATTCCAGGACCTGCTGCACAACGGCAGTAAAGAAACGCGGGTTCATCTTAGGCTGCGAACACCCCCAAGTCCTTGTCTGACAACCCTGGACACTCAGTCACAGGGTACTGACCGCATGCGTCTTCCACGAGGTCTGCAGGACGAGCCAGCGCCCTTTCACAGCACTGACAACCAGACGGTGACGGGTCACGGCATCCAGCGCTACACAGAGCCACCGCAACCTCCCGGGATCTGCCCCGCACACCCCCATCCCGCTCCCGGGGATCTGCGGCCCAGTGCCGCCGGCGGCCCGACACAGTGCCAGGGGAAGCTTAGCAGGACTTACCTCTCTGCCCGCCGCGCGTCTGCCGATTCCACCGCGGTCCCTGCTCCATCCGTCGCCGGGGTGTCCGAACCTGGGGGTTCCGGTGGCTCCGGGTCCACCCCGCCAGTGCCGGTGGCGGCAGCCCTGCCCGGGGGCCGCACATTGGGTCGCACGGTGAGACGGGCCCGCCGGAACatggcggcggcgccgggagAGGCGCGCGCCGGGCGCTCCCGGGACAGGCGCGAGCTCGGCGGCGTCAGCAGCGCGCGGCGGCGTGCGCCCGCGGATGCCGCGAGCCCGGCCGGCTCACGGCGTGCCGCCCCGGCGGCGCGCCCCGCGACGTCATCAGCATGCGCCGACCAGGAGAGGAGCGGCAGGAGGCGGAGCCTCTACGGAGCAACCAATAACGGCGCCGTGGCCGCCTGTAAGGCTCCGGCAGCTCCTCAGCCGGTTCAGCCAGCTCTCAGCAACTCTCCATGCGCTCGCTTTGTCCCCGAGCCTAGGCTGCTACACCAAACCCTCACGCCCGAGCCCAGACGGACGCACGGCACCAACCTCGCAGGGCTCCCGCCCACGGGGCGGGAGGCAGCGGCACGCGTCCCGCTGATTGGGCCAAATCCGCGCGGCGCCGTGACGCCAGCGACCAGCGAAGTGTCATAAGGGGCAACGACGGAAGGCGGCGCCTCAGACGGTTTCGGCGGTGCTGGGGTGGTTCTGAGAGCGTGGTTGGTGGCTCTGGGTACGTGGTTAGCGGTAGCAGTGTGAGCCGTAGCGGTGCTGCGCGGCCTCATCGTCTCGCCATGACCCGTGAGTATCGGGGGCTGCTTGGGGCCTGTGGGGTAGTGAAGTGGGCGGTGGAACTTGGGCCGCTCTCCTGGTCGGTTCCAGGCATGGGCGCGACGCCGAGGGCAGTCCGGCTGGGAGTGATGCTTGGGCCGGGGTCTGGCAGTCGGCCGCTGTGTGAGGCCGCTGCCGCGTCGGACTCTTTGCAGACTTGGTGTCCCACCAGCGAAATCTCGCCTGTAGTGAGTGCGTGGGGAGGAGGCTTTTTCCCACGTTCTGCCGCCGTCCGAAGCTGGAGGCGAAAACATCCTCCTCCGCCTTCTGGCGTATCAGTAGTGCCGGGACCGGGGGGAGGAATTAAAGTGATGATGGGCTGAAACAACAGCCGCACTTCATTTCAGTCCCGGTTGCCGCCAAGACTGAAAGTAAAGGACTTTTATATCAGGGCTGAACATTGAATTTTGTACTGTTTAAGCTGAGGTTGTTGAGGCTGTTgttgaaaaggcaggagcgcTCTGTAAATCGTCACCGTGTTCAGTGCTGGCGAACAGCAGTGTTCGTACACCCGCTGTAAAATGGCGGAGAACTGTGAACCGGACCCAGGATGCTCCGGCTCCCGACTGCTGGGAGTGCTCCTGTGCCTTCCGCCTGCTATGTCTGGCAGTACAGAAACTCCTTGTGTTTCATTGAGCTCGTGCTTTCGCATTCACTCGTAAAAACCCAATTTTGAGGCTGTGCTTTCACATTCATCTGGAAAATACACAGTTATGAGAGCACACTGCTGCTGAAGTGCAGCTATAGACCTGGAACATAAAGTTTGTGCACAGGACATAATAAAGAAGCGCATTTAGGATTTTTGTTggcatttttcttctcctggagTTGAAAGAGCAAGGGCAGGTTGAAATGAGGTGTATGTCCTGCACAAGCAGGCCAGGATGGGGATGCTTGAGGAGGAATGTATAAAGGTGTATAAGCAGAAGGAGTGTACTGCTCTTTTTGTGGTAGTTCATGCTTGAATTTCAGGAAGGTGAATTGTCTTCTGTTGGAACAATTTCATGGAAGATTTAGGTTGATGTTATAGAATGTAGAAAACACCAGTGATTCCCTTGATGGTAGGGACACTTATTCAGCATCCCAGATGAAGTAATGGGACCAAATAGTCCTTGGCAATGTTTATTTGGAAGCACAGATGGTAGAAGTAAGTTTTTCTTCAGAGAGTTGTTTGGTATTCTATGCTTTGTGTGCATTCTGTATTGCTCAGCTTTTCTATcttctctgctttgctgtgccagctgcttttCAGTGATACAATTGAGTTCTGTTCCTAAATTTAAAACCTTACTGTGTCTCTGGAAAAACTGCAAAGCCTGTTCTTAGTGTCTGCTTGGAAAACAAGGAAGAACCGGAATTCAAGGGCGGAGAGTAACTGATCATAAGGAAGTACATGAGGTTTGGGGTGGAGGGTAATTCTGGCTTTAGCAGATCGTTTTTACttcctctctgttttcttcATGATAAAAGAAGAGACTTctggtttttggtgggtttttttgttttgtttcgttttttttttttaagcacagtAGAAGAGCTCTTTCATTGCTGCCCGGTCCTTCATATAACGTTCTGGCCTCCTGAGCACCAGAAAACCCAGGAACCATTTATGGCCTGGAATGTGTCATCTGCTCATGAGTCATCAAGTTCTAATCAACACTAGTACTGCCAGAGACAGCTGGTTTGCTTCAGTCGCTGAACAAACAGCTGCCCTTCTTCTAGATGGACTTTGGGGATAGGATGCTAGTGAGGATGATGAGTAGAGTTCTCTTAGCGTTTCCAAAAGGTAGCACCTATGTCCCATCACAGACAAAAGTTATGTTCCAAGACAAGAGTGGTTCTTGGGAAGCAGCAGTCATACAGGGCTCTTTTCACTTGAGTTTCTGGCATCTCTTACCAGGCAGTCCATTGGCTGTTGTGAAGAATGCACAAACCCCTGCTTCTGCAGGGTTGATCTTGTCTACTTGTTGACATGGCAGGTACCTTTGTCTGCTCAGAAATGGTGTGGGCACAAAGTGGTGGATCATACCAGCAGGTTGTTGTTTAAAAGTGACCTAGTCCTAAGATGCTTTTGTAGACCAGAAATTACAGGCACCTCAAGATTGAGATATCTGGCTTTAAGACTGAAAGATGGCATAGACAGTCTTAATAATGTAGAGAGACTGAAAAGAGAGACAACAGAAATAAGGGAGAGATGGAATTGTTGTTTTTGAGTATAAAAGATCGTATTAGTTCAACAGAACAAATGATTATGCATAGCATATCTGTCAGTCCAAAAGAAGTAGAGCAAGAAGTACCAAGCCAGTGTGAACTAGGTCTGGCAGGTTGGAGCAAAATAGAACTAAGGAAGAGAATACTGAGGAGAGATTGCCAGCTAATGCAGAAGATCTTTCAGTCTTTGGCCATTGCCTGGAAGACCCTGAGTATTTAGATAGATACTTTTGATGTTGTGCCCTCAGGAACTTTGTGTGATCAAAGAGATTGCATTCCTATCTTGTTGGTAGTCGTGGGGAAAGCTGTCTTTTCCCTGAAGTGTCCTCTCTACTGATAGTGATGTGGGTTTGTGTCTTTTTATACATATAGAAGTAATGTTACTCTTCTCACTTATGTTGGAAGTAATGCCACCCAGTTGCTAAGGCCCAGGCTTACATTCTGcactttatttcaaatttaaaaaacctcTTGAGGTCATCTCTTGAATAGTATTTGAGTGCAGTCAATTTCAGTGCTGTTATTTCAGTCTAAAATTCATTTGTAAGCTATATTGAATGCTGGAATGTGTTAGAGAGTGGATGACTTGTCTTTGGATGAGTTACTGACATGATTTTGCCCAGCCTATTGGTGTGATGGTTTTCCTTCAGCCTTTTGTGGCAAactacattttgtttctgtaagGAATATTAGAATTTGGGTAATCTCTTGAACATGACATATAGAATTGAAAAAGTAACAACTATGAGCCTTTAATTTCTCCTGTTGTACATTGAGAGAGGATGCTGAGATAGCAGGTATGACCATACCAGCTCTATGCATTGTGCCAAACTGTACTGCCTTTATAACAGACTTTTACACAGGTACACTgtgtgggaaaaaaacaagtgGTAGTACTTGTTTAACTGCTTATTATCTTGCAGGCGGGAACCAGCGTGAACTTGCTCGCCAAAAGAACCTGAAGAAAACTCAGGAGATCcacaaaggcaaaaggaaagaaGATAGCTTGTCTGCTTCTCAGAGGAAACAGAGGTAAGATCTAGTAAAGTTGAGTAAATGTTTAGGctgaaaaaggagagggagatggGTCAGAAAGAATCCAGTGTCTTAGCTAACATAGCATTTAAATACTGTGTTTTATTCATTGGCTAATCACTTGCCAGAGCATAATTTGATGATTAAATTTTGCTGTCTCTGCTGttaaaaagatgtatttttattatgtcctgtaatgctttttaatttttttgaccAGATTTTTGCCTACTGCAAACAGGAAAAGATTGTGTAATGCTTTCTTTAAGATGTTTGATCCATTTTGTCTTTTACTTCTAAAACCAAAAGAATTATATGAGGTCTACTAATCAAGTGAACTGTCTGCCTCATGGAGTAACGCATGCACTGAAAAAAACGGGGTAATAAAACACTCTGCTTGTGGCTtactgagaaattattttttcctttttcaggtGGGAGTTACTAAAGCGAGAGAACTCTACTTAGAAAAATTGTGAGCCAGTATCTGATATCCAGCTATTTTTTCTTCACAGGGACTCTGAAATTatgcagcaaaagcaaaaagcagctAATGAAAGGAAgtctctgcaggcaggagcaaaATGAGCTGCTGCTATGGAGAATATAGAGTGCACCGATGAAGCAGAAGGACCTAGAAGATCATTCATAAAAGTGTCCAGCCATTAAATGATTAAACATTTATTGTGCAGAGTTGT
This window encodes:
- the SERF1A gene encoding small EDRK-rich factor 1; this translates as MTRGNQRELARQKNLKKTQEIHKGKRKEDSLSASQRKQRDSEIMQQKQKAANERKSLQAGAK